The following are from one region of the Micromonas commoda chromosome 12, complete sequence genome:
- a CDS encoding predicted protein encodes MTCSNPGRAGDELGTQENTNVSRSKRREEIKSVRQSLKILFGEISEWWKYPAGWVSERWIPARMELDTIYVGAAPHRASQHGSSFRAVVLGHRTPRASLGRVPCSTDIMPHRSRVGPAARAHGTRRKTQLCATPTPSFVPRHSAQTALTLQQGTAQGDVVHTRLPGKNTSGVWSKSPWAAR; translated from the exons ATGACGTGCTCGAACCCGGGCAGAGCGGGTGACGAGTTGGGAACCCAGGAAAACACCAACGTTTCGAGGTCCAAGAGACGCGAAGAGATAAAAAGCGTACG GCAATCGCTGAAGATTCTCTTTGGTGAAATATCGGAGTGGTGGAAATATCCCGCGGGGTGGGTTTCGGAACGTTGGATACCGGCTCGTATGG AACTCGACACGATCTATGTTGGCGCTGCACCTCACCGTGCATCCCAACATGGATCGTCGTTCCGTGCTGTTGTTCTCGGGCATCGAACCCCGAGAGCGtccctcgggcgcgtcccGTGCAGCACAGATATCATGCCGCACAGGTCCAGGGTCGGAcctgcggcgcgagcgcacgGGACGCGCCGGAaaacacagctgtgcgcgacgccgacgccgagcttcgTGCCGCGCCACTCCGCGCAGACGGCGTTAACGCTTCAACAAGGTACAGCCCAGGGCGACGTGGTTCACACACGGCTACCAGGGAAAAATACTAGTGGTGTGTGGAGCAAGTCGCCCTGGGCCGCGAGATAA
- a CDS encoding predicted protein has translation MNCNLALSLNPCLARAPRRALARGRQRRLQKKSTVVRSALSSKQPTEEGAGAPGVSSDPFSSMMNFISDVNPLASVFKSPDDKLHVHFGAGRLGFGLVLPALESSGSPYVIMNRPSKVWHPIIAGEEEAQQHVAVKINGECSCGGRGLHVITEADIRSREDGVLGCLKEGLDKGARGFLLLSMDVDLTAPLVAQATSFSCALGPAVDVLVNLLVQLPDCEDENRPVLYACENDHSSVEKLQFALRTKIEAVPCMVDRICVDLQVTEDGREVAVTAEGHEGSIVVLNQPESGEGADGDGPLAGDYVSNPENEKDSRYLYRKKLLTVNGMHTVIAFRTLCSYAQNQRNFQPPEKCLALPLLSDETITEEQRKEIWTWGVAQLLVLMWEHGLTTMMRVHGKESPEELVLFLLDQLRTTLDRFFSIEDSTARVLGGGVSLRYEGRLLPTFDTLNSDIFTVGWDETSPQLALLKEAGLDFDEMKETLKSLVDEARPFAAVDKRARAMQALEEAMKEEQAAVQIRETQIRCNAASDIAVLFDFDGTLGDTETCAMEVAFWELAPYFPNVLAEDLTPQRMKEFIRLNAGKAFELMFDRVESDRAAVGLPPIEEVRSRFQEDFDIIQVVNSNRAALGLQPFEMVREDHASILDKARDETLVALTALAKPNDGVIKALNFLKISGFKYAVSTTSPKPRVPVCIETARLTDFFPEEKVHSGFSDFDPPKYKPAPDVYIKAAAAEEVPVDNCIAVEDSVSGVGSAANAKIGLIVGYVGGSHIPYDRREEQAKALMKGGKSIDRRGADIVITDMTDLPTVANFFLDLKLDCGDDEQCLARPYDFSQLGPSLVDKIYTPEFSGAMPEAEDVNPR, from the exons ATGAACTGTAATCTCGCTCTCTCGTTGAATccgtgcctcgcgcgcgcgccccgccgggcgctcgcgcgaggcCGGCAGCGAAGGCTTCAGAAAAAGAGCACGGTCGTGCGGAGCGCGCTGAGCAGCAAGCAGCcgacggaggagggcgcgggcgcgcccggcgtgtCGAGCGACCCGTTCAGCTCCATGATGAACTTCATCTCCGACGTTaacccgctcgcgtcggtcTTCAAATCCCCTGACG ACAAGCTCCACGTGCACTTCGGCGCGGGACGGCTCGGGTTCGGGCTCGTGTtgcccgcgctcgagagCAGCGGGTCCCCGTACGTCATCATGAACCGTCCCTCCAAGGTTTGGCATCCGATCATCGCCGGAGAGGAGGAGGCACAGCAGCACGTCGCGGTCAAG ATCAACGGCGAGTGCTCGTGCGGCGGCAGAGGCCTCCACGTCATCACCGAGGCGGACATCCGCTCCAGGgaggacggcgtcctcggatGCCTCAAGGAGGGCCTCGACaagggcgcgcgaggatTTTTGCTCCTCTCCATGGATGTGGACctcaccgcgccgctcgtcgcccagGCGACGTCGTTCTCGTGCGCGCTCGGTCCCGcggtcgacgtcctcgtcaacctcctcGTGCAGCTCCCCGACTGCGAGGACGAGAACCGCCCGGTGCTCTACGCGTGCGAAAACGATCACAGCTCAGTTGAGAAGCTGCAGTTCGCGCTTCGGACGAAGATCGAGGCGGTGCCGTGCATGGTGGACCGCATCTGCGTGGATTTGCAGGTGACcgaggacgggcgcgaggtggcggtcaccgcggagggGCACGAGGGATCCATCGTCGTGCTCAATCAACccgagagcggcgagggcgccgacggcgacggtcccCTCGCGGGCGATTACGTGTCCAACCCCGAGAACGAGAAGGACTCGAGGTACCTGTACCGCAAGAAACTGCTCACCGTGAACGGCATGCACACCGTCATCGCGTTCCGCACGCTGTGCTCGTACGCGCAGAACCAACGAAACTTTCAGCCCCCCGAGAAGTGCCTCGCGCTTCCGCTCCTCTCTGACGAGACAATCACGGAGGAGCAGCGGAAGGAGATTTGGACGTGGGGCGTGGCGCAGCTGCTGGTGCTCATGTGGGAGCACGGTTTGACCACCATGATGCGCGTGCACGGCAAGGAGTcgcccgaggagctcgtaCTCTTCCTTCTGGACCAGCTCCGGACGACGCTGGATCGATTTTTCAGCATTGAGgactccaccgcgcgcgtcctcggcggcggcgtgtcgCTGCGGTACGAGGGCAGGCTCCTGCCCACGTTCGATACCCTTAACTCCGACATCTTCACCGTCGGCTGGGACGAGACCTCGCCGCAGCTGGCGCTCTTAAAGGAGGCTGGGCTGGACTTTGACGAGATGAAGGAGACTCTCAAGtcgctcgtggacgaggctcggccgttcgccgcggtggacaagcgcgcgcgcgccatgcaGGCCCTCGAGGAGGCCATGAAAGAGGAGCAGGCGGCCGTGCAGATCCGCGAGACGCAGATTCGATgcaacgccgcctccgacaTCGCCGTGCTCTTCGACTTTGACGGCACGCTGGGCGACACGGAGACGTGCGCGATGGAGGTTGCGTTCTGGGAGCTCGCCCCGTACTTCCCcaacgtcctcgccgaggatctCACCCCGCAGCGCATGAAGGAGTTCATCCGTCTCAACGCGGGCAAGGCTTTCGAGCTCATGTTCGACAGGGTCGAGAGCGACAGAGCCGCGGTGGGCCTCCCCCCCATCGAGGAGGTTCGCTCCAGGTTTCAGGAGGATTTCGACATCATCCAGGTTGTCAACTccaaccgcgccgcgctgggtCTGCAGCCGTTCGAGATGGTCCGCGAAGACCACGCGTCCATCCTGGACAAGGCCCGCGACGAgaccctcgtcgcgctcaccgcTCTGGCCAAGCCGAACGACGGCGTGATCAAGGCGCTCAACTTTTTGAAAATATCGGGCTTCAAGTACGCGGTGTCCACCACGTCGCCCAAGCCCCGCGTGCCCGTGTGCATCGAGACGGCGCGATTGACCGACTTTTTCCCCGAGGAGAAGGTCCACTCCGGCTTCAGCGACTTCGACCCGCCCAAGTACAAGCCAGCGCCCGACGTTTAcatcaaggcggcggcggcggaggaggtgccCGTGGATAATTgcatcgccgtcgaggatTCCGTGTCGGGCGTcggatccgcggcgaacgccaaGATCGGCCTCATCGTTGGGTACGTCGGCGGCTCGCACATCCCGTACGATAGGCGCGAGGAGCAGGCGAAGGCGCTGATGAAGGGCGGCAAGAGCATAGACAGGCGGGGAGCGGATATCGTCATCACCGACATGACGGACCTGCCCACGGTGGCCAACTTTTTCCTCGACCTGAAGCTCGACtgcggggacgacgagcagTGCCTGGCGCGGCCGTACGACTTCAGCCAGCTCGGGCCGTCGCTCGTGGATAAGATTTACACTCCGGAGTTCTCCGGTGCGATGccggaggcggaggatgtCAATCCGAGGTAG
- a CDS encoding predicted protein (Encodes a protein with hydroxyproline-rich glycoprotein (HRGP) motifs) produces MADEAWLSGGDLLDLGSGDAPASVAAAPAPLVVSPLNDITKMANLKPVRTAVPPGSALHRTLSIESSGKASTVSDGPFPFAPSPVASKPSAAAKFTPSATKMTTSSVAAPVAPVAAAPSPVFKPPSRVIAPAPSPGPEPSPIAVAPSPVFKPPGAGSRFAPSGGATFKTAATPESRAKPRGGASSSSAARHNRRKSLGLDAFSCFEAGGGLDDLDLAGGGALDLDDPTADFVFVPAMTPKGKGARAAAAFAPSPVREEPEEEDQPVEAAAAAAAEEEEEEAMEMKKAEMKTEEAPMPAFELSPIVTVEPEPAMPEPAMPEPAMPAAAADDDFERKLLAAMAAAERGGGLSALGGGVANTPPGAVKTYPAAVDPEPSPIAEPEPEPESAPEPAPENAAAEEVEAAAPAAPVDDEFERKLLAAMAAAEQGGGLSALGGGVANTPPGAVKTYPASAESPAGEEAIKEPTPVKDPTPVKAPTPVKAPTPVKAPTPVKAPTPVKAPTPPPPAVDDEFERKLLAAMAAAEQGGGLGALGGGVQNSPPGTARAPVQNSPAPVAAAEPEPEPESESEPEAADEDRAIEEVGEEDETVVVSCEDDTVVLEGEAAPEPEEEDHEPVSAMKGDMTMMDVSMMDVDGGATPAPPPPPAAAPPAVNDEFERKLLAAMAAAEQGGGLGALGGGVQNSPPGTARAPVQNSPAPVAAAEPLQPLQPEPESEPAAVDAEEEVFNDIPCFETNKMKRHRVAELREACVRRGLSDDGKKDELIERLQRWNDAAAKAAAPAKEDHEDEPEEETHDPMSAMKGDVSMMDASMMDADEPPEEPLQPLHPEETPAKRTPGRPPRPSASAKKTRTSPEREAEPLQPSQPLQPAAAFPPPPPPPPTILAAAAAAAAAAAAPPPPPLPPAQWMRRVTTTTTAAPAPAPVAVPVAPVAAPAPAPVVAAPAPVAAAPFARASASVSHSHASPPAAPAARRPVPVVDFGCSPVVKAAPVSRIPKPPAPVHHVAPMHHVAEPLQPLQPARRAKSSERPAWVTDATEPAPVRVATEPVPVHVAPVQVATEPVHVAPVHVARVAHPPGATTNDAPVADDFEARLAAAMAAAEAGGGLAAAIAGGGGGVMNSPLGGRGGGRVDLKAEARRLGMTAAQLRHEGMHQCDSPLR; encoded by the coding sequence ATGGCTGACGAGGCGTGGCTGTCCGGAGGGGATCTGCTGGACCTCGGCTCGGgagacgcgcccgcgtccgtcgccgccgcgccggcgccgctcgtcgtGTCCCCGCTAAACGACATCACGAAGATGGCCAACCTCAAGCCGGTGCGAACCGCGGTCCCGCCGGGGTCCGCGCTCCACCGAACGCTGAGCATCGAGTCCTCCGGGAAGGCCTCGACGGTTTCCGACGGTCCCTTCCCattcgcgccgtcgcccgtcgcgtccaagccctccgcggcggccaagttcacgccgagcgcgacgaagatgacgacatcgtccgtcgccgcacccgttgcacccgtcgccgccgcgccgtcgcccgtgtTCAAACCCCCATCGAgggtcatcgcgccggccccgtcgccggggccCGAACCCTcccccatcgccgtcgcgccgtcgcccgtgtTCAAACCCCCGGGAGCCGGCTCTCGGTTCGCccccagcggcggcgcgacgttcaagacggcggcgacgcccgagtCGCGCGCCaagccgcgaggaggcgcgtcgtcgtcgtcggcggcgaggcacaACAGGCGCAAGTCGCTCGGGCTGGACGCGTTTTCGTGCttcgaggcgggcggcggactGGACGACCTGGACCTCGCGGGTGGCGGGGCGTTGGACCTGGACGATCCGACCGCGGATTTTGTCTTTGTCCCGGCGATGACGCCCAAGGggaagggcgcgagggcggcggcggcgttcgcgccgtcgccggtgagggaggagcccgaggaggaggaccaaCCCgttgaggcggcggcggcggcggcggcggaggaggaggaggaggaggcgatggagatgaagaaggcggagatgaagacggaggaggcgccgatGCCCGCCTTCGAGTTGTCGCCGATCGTCAcggtcgagcccgagcccgcgatgcccgagcccgcgatgcccgagcccgcgatgcccgccgccgccgcggacgacgattTTGAGCgcaagctcctcgccgccatggccgcggcTGAGCGGGGCGGCGGTTTGTCCGCGCTGGGCGGAGGAGTCGCCAACACGCCTCCGGGCGCGGTCAAGACgtaccccgccgcggtggatccCGAGCCGTCGCCCATCGCCGAGCCGGAACCGGAACCGGAGtcggcgccggagcccgcgccggaaaacgcagccgcggaggaggtcgaggcggcggcgccggcggctccaGTCGACGACGAATTCGAGCGCAAGCTCCTCGCTGCCATGGCCGCGGCTGAACAGGGGGGTGGCTTGTCCGCGCTGGGCGGAGGAGTCGCCAACAcgcccccgggcgcggtCAAGACGTACCCCGCCTCGGCTGAAAGccccgcgggggaggaggcgattAAAgagccgacgccggtgaaggatccgacgccggtgaaggctccgacgccggtgaaggccccgacgccggtgaAGGCCCCGACGCCTGTGAAGGCCCCGACGCCTGTGAaggccccgacgccgcctccccccgcGGTTGACGACGAGTTTGAGCgcaagctcctcgccgccatggccgcggctgagcagggcggcgggctcggcgcgttgGGAGGCGGGGTGCAGAACTCGCCCCCgggcacggcgcgggcgccagtGCAGAACTCACCGGCGCCagtcgcggccgcggagcccgagcccgagcccgagtccgagtccgagcccgaggcggccgACGAAGATCGAGCGATCGAGGaagtcggcgaggaggatgagaCGGTGGTGGTTTCTTGCGAAGACGATACCGTGGTCCTCGAAGGtgaggcggcgccggagcccgaggaggaggatcaCGAGCCCGTGTCCGCGATGAAGGGTGACATGACCATGATGGACGTGTCGATGatggacgtggacggcggcgcgacgcccgctccgccgccgccgcccgccgccgctccccccGCGGTTAACGACGAGTTTGAGCgcaagctcctcgccgccatggccgcggctgagcagggcggcgggctcggcgcgttgGGAGGCGGGGTGCAGAACTCGCCCCCgggcacggcgcgggcgccagtGCAGAACTCACCGGCGCCagtcgcggccgcggagccGTTACAGCCGTTACAGCCAGAGCCGGAgtccgagcccgcggcggtcgacgccgaggaggaagtaTTCAACGATATTCCGTGCTTCGAGACCAACAAGATgaagcgccaccgcgtcgccgagcttcgcgaggcgtgcgtgcgccgcggcttgagcgacgacggcaagaaagacgagctcatcgagcgACTTCAGCGGtggaacgacgccgcggcaaaggcggcggcgcccgcgaaggaggaTCACGAGGatgagcccgaggaggagacaCACGATCCGATGTCCGCGATGAAGGGAGACGTGTCCATgatggacgcgtcgatgATGGACGCTGACGAGCCGCCCGAGGAGCCGTTACAGCCGTTACATCCGGAGGAGACCCCGGCGAAGAGGACGCCGGGGCGACCCCCGCGACCGTCGGCCAGCGCCAAGAAGACCCGAACGTCCCCGGAGCGGGAAGCGGAGCCGTTACAGCCGTCACAGCCGTtacagccggcggcggctttccctcctcctccccccccgccgccgaccatcctcgcggcggcggcggcggcggcggcggcggcggcggctcccccgcctccgcccctgCCCCCCGCGCAGTGGATGAggagggtgacgacgacgacgacggcggcgcccgcgccggcgcccgtggcggtacccgtcgcgcccgtggcggcgcccgcgcccgcgcccgtggtggcggcgcccgcgcccgtggcggcggcgccgttcgcgcgagCTTCCGCGTCGGTTTCCCAttcgcacgcgtcgccgccggctgcgccggcggcgcgccgacccgtgcccgtcgtcgacTTTGGGTGCTCCCCCGTCgtcaaggcggcgccggtgtcgaGGATCCCcaagccgccggcgccggtgcaTCACGTCGCGCCGATGCATCACGTCGCGGAGCCGTTACAGCCGTTAcagccggcgcgccgcgcgaagtCGTCGGAGCGACCCGCGTgggtgacggacgcgaccgagccggcgccggttcgcgtcgcgactGAGCCGGTGCCGGTTCACGTCGCGCCGGTTCAGGTCGCGACCGAGCCGGTTCACGTCGCGCCGGttcacgtcgcgcgcgtcgcccacccccccggcgcgacgacgaacgatgcccccgtcgcggacgatttcgaggcgaggctcgcggcggcgatggcggcggcggaggctggcggagggctcgccgccgccatcgccggcggcggcggcggggtgatGAACTCGCCgctcggcggacgcggcggcggtcgcgtggACCtgaaggcggaggcgaggaggcTGGGGATGACCGCGGCGCAGTTGCGACACGAGGGGATGCACCAGTGCGACTCGCCGTTGAGGTAG
- a CDS encoding predicted protein, with protein sequence MCVERGLMLMKVNAKPEQRTELAELAKIFRASIVDVSPTSLTMSTVGDPGKNRAFQQACLKFGILEVARTGKLALKREPVFSESRRRRVKLMEAMKEARAAVAGLRGGSGSEKEELIASRIVRAVANMGEGGDGELNIGDTYAAMEDGDGSGVWDVPVLNAQYQGAGKSGGIDMSDGIPKMDPNAKYTPHTISIVVMNKPGVLDVVTGVFARRGYNVQSLGVGPERTFDISRISTVVPGTFDDITKLLRQLLKVPYVISAEDISRTPFVERELMLVKVVCPRNMRGELVDLCNIFRCKVADVSEDTVTIEVSGKVSKIGAIQSLLEPYGILEVARSGRVALPRDSGVDSKLLAAIEDEGDLEFA encoded by the coding sequence ATGTGCGTAGAGCGCGGGCTCATGCTCATGAAGGTCAACGCCAAACCCGAGCAGCGAACGGAgctggcggagctcgccaagaTCTTTCGAGCGTCCATCGTGGACGTCTCCCCGACGTCGCTCACGATGTCCACCGTCGGCGATCCGGGCAAGAACCGCGCGTTCCAGCAGGCGTGCCTAAAGTTTGGCATCCTCGAGGTGGCCAGGACCGGTAAGCTGGCGCTGAAGCGCGAGCCCGTCTTCTCGGAGTCCCGCAGGCGCCGCGTGAAGCTCATGGAGGCCAtgaaggaggcgcgcgcggcggtcgcgggccTCAGGGGCGGTTCGGGgtccgagaaggaggagctcatcgcCAGCCGGATCGTTCGAGCCGTCGCGAACATGGGGGaagggggcgacggcgagctcaacATCGGCGACACCTACGCCGCCatggaggacggcgacggcagcggcgtGTGGGACGTGCCCGTGCTCAACGCGCAGTACCAGGGCGCGGGCAAGTCCGGCGGCATCGACATGTCCGACGGCATCCCCAAGATGGACCCCAACGCCAAGTACACGCCGCACACAATCTCCATCGTCGTCATGAACAAGCCGGGGGTCCTGGACGTGGTGACTGGGGTCTTCGCCAGGCGCGGGTACAACGTCCAGTCCCTGGGCGTCGGGCCCGAACGGACGTTCGACATCTCGCGCATCTCCACCGTCGTCCCGGGCACCTTCGACGACATCACCAAGCTGCTCCGTCAGCTCCTGAAGGTTCCTTACGTGATATCCGCCGAGGACATCTCTCGAACGCCCTTcgtggagcgcgagctgaTGCTCGTCAAGGTGGTGTGCCCACGCAATATGCGcggggagctcgtcgaccTGTGCAACATCTTCCGGTGCAAGGTTGCGGACGTCAGCGAGGACACGGTGACGATCGAGGTTAGCGGGAAGGTGAGCAAGATTGGCGCCATCCAGTCGCTGCTGGAGCCCTACGGCATCCTGGAGGTGGCGAGGAGCGGGCGGGTGGCGCTTCCCAGGGACTCCGGCGTGGACTcgaagctcctcgcggcgatcgaggacgagggcgacctGGAGTTCGCGTGA
- a CDS encoding predicted protein, whose product MRASASRTAVFLADEAVDWTESLVHDEFAFDLLRRSGLGEDAADVAGTFMSFLLRPRRVHGLGSPVLLTTPEGEGEIAGSIPARVVVGVHALEDALEYRSDVAEDEEDSGDAEVGGSIPTAGEDPAGELRAWTESCVAALTSPRPRRDGGGDGARKKRGGRLSGLFRVAGKQTPVRSRTDVEGSNPDGAARQVFDVHVAFEDASFSARGAGTVRAWAERVFANKHGSNKHESSNEHGSNEHEAGSDDASLADLVALTAGSDALVVTALGSDLGGVVSAVWRAVTGSDAYAPGDGCGGGGNEGTQLWRGSFGGERAAALARATGRGVVAPARRASRGGEGEC is encoded by the coding sequence atgcgcgcgtccgcctcgcgcacagctgtgttcttagccgacgaagccgtcgacTGGACCGAATCGCTCGTGCACGATGAATTCGCTTTCGATTTACTTCGCCGATCGGGcctgggcgaggacgcggcggacgtcgccgggacgTTCATGTCGTTCCTGCTTCGGCCCAGGCGCGTACACGGGTTGGGGTCGCCGGTGTTGTTAACAACGCCGGAGGGAGAGGGCGAGATCGCCGGATCGATCCCCgcgcgtgtcgtcgtcggcgtgcaCGCGCTGGAAGACGCGCTGGAGTACCGCTCGGACgtggcggaggacgaggaggactccggggacgcggaggttgGGGGTTCGATCcccaccgcgggcgaggacccgGCGGGCGAACTGAGGGCGTGGACCGAAtcctgcgtcgcggcgctgacgtcgccgcgcccgcgacgggacggcggcggcgacggcgcgaggaaaaaacggggcgggcggctATCGGGTCTGTTCCGAGTCGCCGGAAAACAAACGCCGGTTCGGAGTCGTACCGACGTCGAAGGTTCGAATCCGGATGGGGCCGCAAGGCAGGTTTTCGATGTCCACGTGGCgttcgaggacgcgtcgttcagcgcgcgcggcgccgggacggtTCGCGCGTGGGCCGAGCGAGTCTTCGCGAACAAACACGGTTCAAACAAGCACGAGTCCTCGAACGAGCACGGTTCAAACGAGCACGAGGCTGggtcggacgacgcgtcgctcgcggacctcgtgGCGCTGACGGCGGGTTCCGACGCGCTGGTGGTGACCGCCCTCGGTTCGGACCTCGGGGGTGTCGTTTCGGCGGTGTggcgggcggtgacgggctcggacgcgtacgcgcccggcgatggttgcggcgggggcgggaacGAAGGAACACAGCTGTGGCGGGGGTCGTTTGGGggcgagcgggcggcggcgctggcgagggcgacggggcgaggggtcgtcgcgccggcgaggcgggcgtcgaggggcggcgagggggagTGCTGA
- a CDS encoding predicted protein — MSALAPRAIASVAARRALFLRSPRGRISRVSRPLHFFTRNATDGPSQDKPFPPGDAREYDAGAILNRTGTHARRPSFPAIFEDARPDELAPPPSRRVLSSFPTLFTYRSYVSPRAGFLVTAQSSRERKRVARAVEEAKYMLTRGDDPPALGEPAPLLKAGELGCAFLPLLGHLPNMVTAYAKEAVTTFVSDPPPPHNTPEYLARLVPVERACDASVHAIAETLTQIVEFEHPELRPTLEPQTYGDAARDAVPWTMHYEHHGHTRDVPRAALEDAVAAMFPPPDFVREDESVGGDTANNEKSKFCVFVAVFEGAALVTVTRDWDVTRGYRVREMAEREEARREGAEHAAAETTGGGG, encoded by the coding sequence atgtccgcgctcgcgccccgagcgatcgcgagcgtcgccgcgcgccgcgcgcttttcctccgctcgccgcgcggtcgtatctcgcgcgtctcgcgcccCCTCCACTTCTTCACGCGAAACGCGACTGACGGCCCTAGCCAAGACAAGCCCTTTccgccgggcgacgcgcgcgagtacgacgccggcgcgatccTCAACAGGACGGGTacgcacgcgcgtcgcccctcgtTTCCCGCCAtcttcgaggacgcgcgcccggacgagctcgcgccgcctccctcgcgccgggtCCTCTCCTCGTTCCCGACGCTTTTCACGTATCGCTCCTATGTATCCCCGCGCGCAGGCTTCCTCGTCACCGCTCAGTCCTCCCGCGAGCGgaaacgcgtcgcccgcgccgtcgaggaggccaagTACATGctcacgcgcggcgacgatccccCGGCGTTGGGCGAACCCGCCCCGCTGCTCAAGGCGGGCGAGCTCGGATGCGCCTTCCTCCCGCTCCTCGGCCACCTCCCAAACATGGTCACCGCGTACGCCAAGGAAGCGGTGACGACATTCGTAtccgacccgcccccgccccacAACACCCCGGAGTACCTCGCAAggctcgtccccgtcgaacgcgcgtgcgacgcgtccgtgcacgccatcgcggagacgCTGACGCAGATCGTCGAGTTTGAGCACCCCGAGCTCAGACCGACGTTGGAACCCCAAAcgtacggcgacgccgcgagggacgccgttCCTTGGACGATGCACTACGAACACCACGGCCACACGCGCGAcgtgccccgcgccgcgctcgaggacgccgtcgcggcgatgttcCCGCCCCCGGACTTCGTTCGCGAGGACGAGAGCGTCGGTGGGGACACCGCGAACAACGAGAAGTCAAAGTTTTGCGTCTTCGTTGCGGTgttcgagggcgccgcgctggtgacggtgacgcgcgacTGGGACGTGACGCGCGGGTATCGCGTGCGGGAGatggcggagcgcgaggaggcgcgacgcgagggtgccgaacacgccgcggcggagacgacgggAGGGGGGGGGTAG